One genomic segment of Marinitoga piezophila KA3 includes these proteins:
- a CDS encoding NAD(P)/FAD-dependent oxidoreductase: MKFRDFEAKNHIFMSPVKTALATPKTGFITEELIKYYERKAKGGVGAIILEPISVLKSGKEHPKQVMLDTDEHIEGLKKLVDTLHKYDTKLIVHLNHAGRVANPKASEVVKSSSAVKCPSTGVTPEELTLDEIKELIQAFKENAERAQKAGADGIEIQFGHGYIVHQFYSERLNKRDDEYGKDKFKFAREVLSAVKEVTNIPLILRISGSEFVEGGITDEHLTKIFALAEEFGVSIIHVGWGNACDSAPWYYNHMSLPTDIMDNRLKEIRKLTKIPIIAVGRMQIDERYKKLVDDGTIDGVVFGRQLIIDPDFPNKILSNSDDFVRCGGCLQGCLANVKAGKPINCIANPEVHSEFVVEKIPEKKKVAIIGAGPAGLFAGTYLSKKGYEVTIYEKNDYAGGQWVLAYRAPGKIYMKDTLEDIIRKTEKSVEIKYNTEVTPEMLKKENYDIIIVATGAKPFVPPIPGLTDYITGFDFFDGKKVEGKNVLVIGGGLIGLEAAEALVNEGKNVTVVELMEEVGKGMEVVASKLFQKNYAPKINIYTKTMVKEIKGKEVIVEKIGEGITSLGEFDDIVVTAGTKPVNELYEKLKEEFNNVYVIGDANKVGQIVDAISSAKELAEQL; encoded by the coding sequence TTGAAATTCAGGGATTTTGAAGCAAAAAACCATATTTTTATGTCACCTGTAAAAACAGCATTAGCTACACCAAAGACAGGTTTTATTACAGAAGAATTGATTAAATATTATGAAAGAAAAGCAAAAGGTGGAGTCGGAGCAATTATTCTTGAGCCTATATCAGTGTTAAAATCAGGAAAAGAACATCCAAAACAGGTAATGTTGGATACTGATGAACACATTGAAGGATTAAAGAAACTTGTTGACACATTACACAAATACGACACCAAATTAATTGTACATCTTAATCATGCTGGAAGGGTAGCAAATCCAAAAGCATCTGAAGTTGTAAAATCATCTTCTGCTGTAAAATGCCCATCTACAGGAGTAACTCCTGAAGAATTAACTCTTGATGAAATAAAGGAATTAATACAGGCATTTAAAGAAAATGCTGAAAGAGCACAAAAAGCAGGTGCTGATGGAATAGAAATCCAGTTTGGTCATGGTTATATTGTTCATCAATTCTATTCTGAAAGATTGAATAAAAGAGATGACGAATATGGAAAAGATAAATTTAAATTTGCCAGGGAAGTTTTATCAGCTGTAAAGGAAGTTACAAATATACCTTTAATTTTAAGAATCTCAGGAAGCGAATTTGTTGAAGGTGGAATTACAGATGAACATTTAACAAAGATATTTGCTTTAGCAGAAGAGTTTGGTGTATCAATTATTCACGTTGGTTGGGGTAACGCATGTGATTCAGCACCATGGTATTATAATCACATGTCATTACCAACAGATATAATGGATAATAGATTGAAAGAAATTAGAAAATTAACAAAAATTCCTATTATTGCAGTAGGAAGAATGCAAATTGATGAAAGATATAAGAAACTTGTAGATGACGGAACAATTGATGGAGTTGTATTTGGAAGACAATTAATAATAGATCCAGATTTTCCTAATAAAATTTTATCTAACTCAGATGATTTTGTAAGATGTGGAGGTTGTTTGCAGGGCTGTCTTGCAAATGTTAAAGCAGGAAAACCAATTAATTGTATTGCAAATCCAGAAGTTCATAGTGAATTTGTTGTTGAAAAGATTCCTGAAAAGAAAAAGGTTGCTATTATTGGTGCAGGACCTGCAGGTTTATTTGCAGGAACATATTTATCTAAGAAAGGTTATGAAGTAACTATTTACGAAAAGAATGATTATGCTGGTGGTCAATGGGTATTAGCTTACAGAGCTCCAGGAAAGATTTATATGAAAGATACACTTGAAGATATTATAAGAAAAACAGAAAAATCAGTTGAAATAAAATATAATACAGAAGTAACGCCAGAAATGCTCAAAAAAGAAAATTATGATATTATAATCGTTGCTACTGGTGCAAAGCCATTTGTTCCACCAATTCCTGGTTTAACAGATTACATTACAGGATTTGACTTCTTTGACGGTAAAAAGGTTGAAGGTAAAAATGTATTGGTAATTGGCGGTGGATTAATTGGGTTAGAAGCAGCAGAAGCACTTGTTAATGAAGGTAAAAATGTAACTGTTGTTGAATTAATGGAAGAAGTTGGAAAGGGAATGGAAGTAGTTGCAAGTAAATTGTTCCAGAAAAATTATGCTCCAAAGATAAATATTTATACTAAAACAATGGTAAAAGAAATAAAAGGTAAAGAAGTTATTGTTGAAAAAATAGGAGAAGGAATAACTTCTTTAGGCGAATTTGATGATATTGTAGTTACAGCAGGAACAAAACCTGTAAATGAATTATATGAAAAACTCAAAGAAGAATTTAATAATGTATATGTAATAGGTGATGCAAACAAAGTTGGCCAAATAGTAGATGCAATATCTTCAGCGAAAGAACTTGCAGAACAATTGTAA
- a CDS encoding 4Fe-4S binding protein, with protein MPWVKESECIKCKICVNVCPVEGAIELKDDGYPYIHNDICTRCGICMEKCPKDAIRPNSENPAMRGMGRGAGMGRGMGRGMGHGMGRGAGLGRRGY; from the coding sequence ATGCCCTGGGTAAAAGAAAGCGAATGTATAAAATGTAAGATATGTGTAAATGTATGTCCTGTGGAAGGCGCAATTGAATTAAAAGATGATGGATATCCATATATACATAATGATATATGTACAAGATGTGGTATTTGTATGGAAAAATGTCCTAAAGATGCTATAAGACCAAATTCTGAAAATCCAGCAATGAGAGGTATGGGTAGAGGTGCTGGAATGGGAAGAGGAATGGGTCGCGGCATGGGACATGGAATGGGAAGAGGTGCAGGATTAGGTAGAAGGGGATATTAA
- a CDS encoding Rpn family recombination-promoting nuclease/putative transposase, producing MGIYDQLFKEILSDKEMIVEFIDIFIPKLKSYGISAEDITIEHTKFTDIKYGDKESDLLFKVKYFENEVYLYLLIEHQSTVDYLMQFRILEYMVRIWKNYINEHKKESRTKGFKLIPIMPIVFYTGKRKWTAENWFMKKVENWEMFDEYTPKFKYEVIDLTQIPEEQLIKIKKALGLLLALNKAENKTVTRIIEEIKIELEKLPEKEKEKFGNYVNGVIKTLVKRNRDLNLDEEIFEEEEVEEMFENFVKAVNGAYKDAIEQGMKQGIEQGIEQGIEQGFKSGMLAGERKLTRSLLRKKFGEKIEPYIDALDYMTLKELTEIAENILDLSFEETIELLKKVSN from the coding sequence ATGGGGATATATGATCAACTATTTAAAGAGATATTATCCGATAAGGAAATGATCGTTGAGTTTATAGATATCTTTATTCCTAAATTAAAAAGTTATGGGATTTCAGCAGAAGATATAACAATAGAACATACAAAATTTACAGATATAAAATATGGAGATAAGGAAAGTGATTTACTATTTAAAGTAAAATATTTTGAAAATGAGGTATATCTATATTTATTGATAGAACATCAATCAACTGTAGATTATTTAATGCAATTTAGAATACTCGAATATATGGTGCGAATATGGAAAAATTATATAAATGAACATAAAAAAGAATCGAGAACAAAAGGATTTAAATTAATACCAATAATGCCAATAGTGTTTTATACAGGAAAAAGAAAATGGACGGCTGAAAATTGGTTTATGAAAAAAGTAGAAAATTGGGAAATGTTTGATGAATATACACCAAAGTTCAAATATGAGGTGATTGATTTAACTCAAATACCTGAAGAACAATTAATAAAAATAAAAAAGGCATTAGGGTTATTACTGGCATTAAATAAGGCAGAAAACAAAACAGTAACCAGAATAATAGAGGAAATAAAAATAGAATTAGAAAAATTACCTGAAAAAGAAAAGGAAAAATTTGGAAATTACGTGAACGGAGTGATAAAAACTCTCGTCAAAAGAAATAGAGATTTGAATTTAGATGAAGAGATATTTGAAGAGGAGGAGGTGGAAGAAATGTTTGAAAATTTTGTAAAAGCTGTAAATGGTGCATATAAAGATGCTATAGAGCAAGGAATGAAACAAGGGATAGAGCAGGGAATAGAACAGGGAATAGAACAGGGATTTAAAAGTGGAATGTTAGCTGGAGAAAGAAAATTAACGCGTTCATTATTAAGAAAAAAATTTGGTGAAAAAATAGAACCATATATTGATGCTCTTGATTATATGACTTTAAAAGAATTAACTGAAATTGCTGAAAATATATTAGATCTTTCTTTTGAAGAAACGATAGAGTTGTTAAAAAAGGTATCCAATTAA
- a CDS encoding ATP-binding protein, translating to MRQLAIVSGKGGTGKTTLSSSFGALLKNAVLADCDVDAANLNLMFNGDLKEKYEYYGGKKAIIDQNKCDKCGICKNVCRFEAITFENGIYDVDPYACEGCNACVIACPQNAIRLETALSGEYYYSVVSDGKEIVHANLNPGEETSGGLVAEVRKLALKKAEENNKDIVLIDGAPGIGCPATSSITATDYVVIVTEPTSSGLHDLKRIVETVRYFKRDFGVVINKYDLNPDVSKEIINYCISDGIEVLGEIPFDETVLKAVLEINPVVNYENSKAAEAIKEIFEKVMEKLK from the coding sequence ATGAGACAACTTGCAATAGTTAGTGGAAAAGGTGGAACAGGAAAAACCACATTGAGTTCATCATTTGGTGCTTTGTTGAAAAATGCAGTATTAGCAGATTGTGATGTTGATGCAGCAAATTTAAACTTAATGTTTAATGGTGATTTAAAAGAAAAATATGAATATTATGGTGGAAAAAAGGCTATAATAGATCAAAATAAATGCGATAAATGCGGTATTTGTAAAAATGTTTGTAGATTTGAAGCTATTACATTTGAAAATGGAATATATGATGTTGATCCATATGCATGTGAAGGATGTAATGCCTGTGTTATTGCATGTCCTCAAAATGCAATAAGATTAGAAACAGCTTTATCGGGAGAATATTATTATTCTGTAGTATCTGATGGAAAAGAAATTGTTCATGCTAATCTAAATCCTGGTGAAGAAACATCAGGAGGTTTAGTAGCAGAAGTTAGAAAACTCGCTTTGAAAAAGGCAGAAGAAAATAACAAAGATATTGTTTTAATTGATGGAGCACCTGGTATAGGTTGTCCTGCAACATCTTCAATTACAGCAACAGATTATGTTGTAATTGTAACAGAACCAACCTCATCAGGACTTCATGATTTAAAGAGAATAGTAGAAACAGTAAGATACTTTAAAAGGGATTTTGGTGTAGTTATTAATAAATACGACTTAAATCCAGATGTAAGTAAAGAAATAATCAATTATTGTATAAGCGATGGCATAGAAGTATTGGGAGAAATACCTTTTGATGAAACAGTATTAAAAGCAGTATTAGAAATTAATCCTGTAGTGAATTATGAAAACAGTAAAGCGGCTGAAGCAATAAAAGAAATCTTTGAAAAAGTAATGGAAAAATTAAAATAA
- the nusA gene encoding transcription termination factor NusA, protein MNLALREALTELEREKGIKKEVLLEIIEKAIEKAYKNNYEMENVEVIVDKNHGEITIYQLLKVVEEVENEGEEITLEEAKKISSKAQIGDIIKKKINPKKEFKRIAAQTAKQVIKQSIREIEKEKLYQTYSTLEGKITTAEVLKVTPEYADIRIGKLETKLPAKEWIPGEKMYNGDIIKVYIKSVQKTTKGPKILVSRSVPEFVEELFKMNIPEIEDGIVKIKKIYREPGVRSKVAVYSEDPKVDAIGACIGENGMRIAQILEDLKNLEKIDVIKWSDDIEELIRNALAPAQVVEIKLDKKEKFALVHVPENQLSLAIGKGGQNARAAAKITGWKIDIHTV, encoded by the coding sequence ATGAATCTTGCATTAAGAGAAGCATTAACAGAATTAGAAAGAGAAAAGGGAATAAAAAAAGAAGTATTACTTGAAATAATTGAAAAGGCTATAGAAAAGGCATATAAAAACAATTATGAAATGGAAAACGTGGAGGTTATTGTTGATAAAAATCATGGGGAAATCACAATATATCAGCTGTTGAAGGTTGTTGAAGAAGTAGAAAATGAAGGAGAAGAAATTACATTAGAAGAAGCTAAAAAGATATCTTCTAAAGCCCAAATTGGAGATATTATCAAGAAAAAAATAAACCCTAAAAAAGAATTTAAAAGAATAGCTGCACAAACCGCTAAACAGGTAATTAAACAAAGTATAAGGGAAATAGAAAAAGAAAAGTTATATCAGACATATTCTACATTAGAGGGAAAAATAACAACAGCTGAGGTGTTAAAAGTAACTCCAGAATATGCAGATATTAGAATAGGAAAACTTGAAACAAAGTTACCAGCAAAAGAATGGATTCCGGGAGAAAAAATGTACAATGGAGACATAATAAAAGTTTATATAAAAAGTGTTCAAAAAACAACTAAAGGTCCAAAAATTCTTGTTTCAAGAAGTGTTCCTGAATTTGTAGAAGAGTTATTTAAAATGAATATCCCAGAGATAGAAGATGGAATAGTAAAAATAAAAAAAATATATAGAGAACCAGGAGTTAGAAGTAAGGTTGCAGTATATTCAGAAGATCCTAAAGTTGATGCTATTGGGGCATGTATTGGAGAAAATGGCATGAGAATTGCGCAAATATTGGAAGATTTAAAAAATCTTGAAAAAATAGACGTAATAAAATGGTCTGATGATATTGAAGAACTAATAAGAAATGCACTTGCACCAGCTCAGGTAGTAGAAATAAAATTAGACAAAAAAGAAAAATTTGCATTAGTGCATGTTCCGGAAAATCAATTATCTCTTGCTATAGGTAAGGGTGGGCAAAATGCTCGTGCTGCCGCTAAAATAACAGGCTGGAAAATAGATATACATACTGTATAA
- a CDS encoding Rqc2 family fibronectin-binding protein — protein MPIDGLLLNKLIREAKKFEGQKIRNIYQPVNDEVLLQLQNGFLLFVLKNPSYIISLETKPNMPDTPQNFSMFLRKRIKNAKIMKIEQLGLDRVGYIELSVIDETFEMRNYKLYFELMGRNSNILLVDENNKILDALKKGITPSRSIMPGAEYIPFYKEEYINILKHDKIDFDIDRQLMGFSKLSKKFFFEYIEKYDYISFVSEFMDNLNVYTFDYENKKEILAFRPVNYEYNEFKSPSEGLLNFFEKQSINSRFSELKRRLEKIVIKEIEKYEKLHKKLKLEEKEIQKIPELEKQGRLLQAYLYMFNQKTDFVEVEDWETGEKMRIKLNPLKTPNENLQTIFKKVHKLKSKEIHLKERLKITSEMIDYLYQLWQSIEMAEDIETLMEIREEMIQERFINENNKKKKRKKIISKPLEFNYNGFKILVGKNNIQNDQITREADKEDIWLHVQGIPGAHVIIKTERKKDIPQEVIEYAASLAAYYSKGRMSSKVSVDYTQKKHVWKPKGAKPGMVLYKNFKTIYIEPKSPS, from the coding sequence ATGCCCATAGATGGACTTTTGTTAAATAAATTAATAAGGGAAGCCAAAAAATTTGAAGGTCAAAAAATCCGAAATATATATCAACCGGTAAATGATGAAGTGCTTTTGCAACTTCAAAACGGTTTTTTGTTGTTTGTATTAAAGAATCCCTCGTATATAATCTCACTTGAAACAAAACCAAATATGCCTGATACACCACAAAATTTTTCAATGTTCCTAAGAAAAAGAATTAAGAATGCTAAAATTATGAAAATAGAGCAACTTGGACTTGATAGAGTTGGATATATTGAACTTTCAGTAATAGATGAAACCTTTGAAATGAGAAATTACAAATTGTATTTTGAATTAATGGGAAGAAATTCAAATATATTATTGGTAGATGAAAATAATAAAATCTTAGATGCATTAAAAAAAGGGATTACACCTTCAAGAAGTATAATGCCTGGCGCAGAATATATTCCATTTTATAAAGAAGAATATATCAACATATTAAAACACGATAAAATTGATTTTGATATAGACAGGCAATTAATGGGTTTTTCAAAGTTAAGCAAAAAATTCTTTTTTGAGTATATTGAAAAATATGATTATATATCCTTTGTTTCTGAATTCATGGATAATTTAAATGTTTATACCTTTGATTATGAAAATAAAAAGGAGATCCTCGCTTTTAGACCTGTAAATTATGAATATAATGAATTTAAATCGCCTTCAGAAGGCTTATTAAATTTCTTTGAAAAGCAAAGTATAAATTCAAGGTTTTCTGAATTGAAGAGAAGATTGGAAAAGATAGTAATAAAAGAAATCGAAAAATATGAAAAACTTCATAAAAAGCTAAAATTAGAAGAAAAAGAAATACAAAAAATTCCCGAACTTGAAAAACAGGGACGATTATTGCAGGCTTATCTGTATATGTTTAATCAGAAAACTGATTTTGTTGAAGTAGAAGATTGGGAAACTGGTGAAAAAATGAGAATCAAGCTTAATCCATTAAAAACACCAAATGAAAATTTACAAACCATATTTAAAAAGGTTCATAAACTTAAATCAAAGGAAATTCACTTAAAAGAAAGACTAAAAATCACATCTGAAATGATTGACTATTTGTATCAACTATGGCAGAGCATAGAAATGGCAGAAGATATTGAAACATTAATGGAAATCAGGGAAGAAATGATTCAAGAAAGATTTATTAATGAAAATAATAAAAAGAAGAAAAGAAAAAAAATCATTTCAAAACCACTTGAATTTAATTATAACGGTTTTAAAATCCTCGTTGGGAAAAATAATATTCAAAATGACCAGATTACAAGAGAAGCTGATAAGGAAGACATATGGCTTCATGTACAGGGGATTCCCGGAGCTCATGTAATTATAAAAACAGAAAGAAAAAAAGATATTCCACAAGAAGTTATTGAATATGCTGCATCTCTTGCTGCATATTATTCAAAAGGGCGAATGTCTTCAAAGGTTTCTGTAGATTATACTCAAAAAAAGCATGTATGGAAACCAAAAGGGGCAAAACCAGGAATGGTCTTATATAAAAACTTCAAAACCATATACATAGAACCAAAATCCCCATCCTGA
- a CDS encoding NifB/NifX family molybdenum-iron cluster-binding protein, translating into MKIAFGTKDGVHLNDEHFGHSELYVVYEYDGENFKKVEEIKNPYAETHMHAKVEEILEFLGHCKVWVGLSMGKGSMIKLDKLGYKPIIVESETVEDAMEELRFILAGEVEE; encoded by the coding sequence ATGAAAATAGCATTTGGTACAAAAGACGGAGTACACTTGAACGATGAACATTTTGGTCACTCAGAATTATATGTAGTATATGAATATGATGGAGAAAATTTTAAAAAAGTAGAAGAGATAAAAAATCCATATGCAGAAACGCATATGCACGCAAAAGTTGAAGAAATATTGGAGTTTTTGGGTCACTGTAAGGTATGGGTAGGATTAAGCATGGGAAAAGGTTCAATGATAAAACTTGATAAACTTGGTTATAAACCTATTATAGTGGAAAGTGAAACAGTTGAAGACGCTATGGAAGAATTGAGATTTATTCTTGCAGGAGAAGTGGAAGAGTAA
- the rimP gene encoding ribosome maturation factor RimP — MKDLKDLILKESQEIARNMDLEIFDVSIKKIRKKVKLEIIIDKEDGYVGIDDCERFSRTIESYLDEKDLIDTSYDLIVSSPGLDRPLRSLKDFIRFKGKLVKVILKERVQNRTAIKGYIEDINDETIYIKEKDGGKIIEFPYDIVLKANLEIDL; from the coding sequence ATGAAAGATTTAAAAGACCTGATTTTAAAAGAATCGCAAGAAATTGCCAGGAATATGGATTTAGAAATTTTCGACGTATCGATTAAAAAAATTAGAAAAAAAGTAAAGCTTGAAATTATTATTGATAAAGAAGATGGATATGTTGGAATTGATGATTGTGAAAGATTTTCAAGAACAATAGAATCATATCTTGACGAAAAAGATCTTATAGATACATCATATGATTTAATAGTAAGTTCTCCGGGATTAGATAGACCTTTAAGAAGTTTAAAGGATTTTATTAGATTTAAAGGGAAGTTAGTAAAAGTAATTCTAAAAGAAAGGGTACAAAACAGAACAGCTATAAAGGGATATATTGAAGATATAAATGACGAAACTATTTATATAAAAGAAAAAGATGGTGGTAAAATAATAGAATTCCCGTATGATATAGTATTAAAAGCAAACTTAGAAATAGATTTGTAA
- the dnaE gene encoding DNA polymerase III subunit alpha produces MKKFLGPVVTSKSIGKSLIQINDLFPMAKRFGYDSIILCESHPKSWPTFINLAKKYKIVPYILFEMKGKIYFPVNSKELLEIIQFYNGKKENINVRYFEKNEIKEKILFPTQTVKELLDSENISGGCLKGNLKIEDYLGSNILKYINSTTPSYNVKDFYVNLPQMGGFKRLYESLLPYMAKLPDEYMQRLKKELLVIKDMEVSDYILTVKKIVETARNTGAYVGPGRGSAVGSLIVYMLGITLIDPIKYNLYFERFLNPSRKELPDIDLDIDSENRDNVIKKLNEIFSIAQVRTYVRMKEKSAVKKAKEILGYDMSQKLKFPIRSLENMKRYPNMDEKLKKFYTLAFYFEGLEIAESVHAAGVILSKEDMGLKIPLDYRQNNIPITLWEMDELKLSGIEKFDILSLDTLALLKRFNFKYAKDKFVNLEDKEVYKLISAGLTEGIFQLESRLGKKLSRKLAPKNFMELTILLAMNRPGPLNSGMFDEYLEGSSREYLKKLLPETKGVIIFQEQVMYIAQKLGGLSPEESDDFRKAMSKKDIEKLKKLKEKFIFNAAKKIGNKESQELYSKIEKFAEYAFNKSHSVAYAHLSYWLAEIKTRERCKFFLEYIKFKGLSETLFEESKYMNIQIKNASILYPQGMCKDNALYLPLRVIKGVGIFAEEVLTKDIKEKGNYKDFEDFIKRTKEKRITRNIIEQMIKGGVFDIFTKNRRQLLRMISEIEHNTSRKAKKILSDVFGENISTDKEVITDKEDIIKFEKEVYGFKIN; encoded by the coding sequence TTGAAAAAATTTTTAGGACCTGTAGTCACATCAAAAAGTATAGGTAAATCTCTAATACAAATAAATGACCTTTTTCCTATGGCCAAGAGATTTGGATATGATTCAATTATTTTATGCGAATCACATCCGAAATCCTGGCCAACATTTATTAATTTAGCTAAAAAATATAAAATAGTACCATATATTTTATTTGAAATGAAGGGAAAAATTTATTTTCCTGTAAATTCAAAAGAGTTGTTGGAAATTATACAATTTTACAACGGAAAAAAAGAAAATATAAATGTAAGATATTTTGAAAAAAATGAGATAAAAGAGAAGATACTTTTCCCCACACAGACGGTTAAAGAATTATTGGATTCTGAAAATATTTCTGGTGGATGTTTAAAAGGAAATCTTAAAATAGAAGATTATTTGGGAAGTAATATATTAAAATATATAAACTCAACAACTCCCTCTTATAATGTAAAAGATTTTTATGTAAATTTGCCTCAAATGGGAGGATTTAAAAGATTATATGAATCGCTATTGCCCTATATGGCAAAATTGCCAGATGAATATATGCAAAGATTAAAAAAAGAATTATTGGTTATAAAGGATATGGAAGTTTCAGATTATATATTAACTGTAAAAAAAATAGTTGAAACAGCTAGAAATACAGGGGCATATGTTGGTCCAGGAAGAGGTTCTGCTGTTGGTTCGCTAATAGTTTATATGTTGGGAATAACGCTAATAGACCCTATAAAATATAATTTATATTTTGAAAGATTTCTTAATCCGTCTAGAAAAGAATTGCCAGATATAGATCTGGATATAGATTCTGAAAATAGAGATAATGTCATAAAAAAATTAAATGAAATTTTTAGTATTGCTCAGGTTAGAACATATGTAAGAATGAAAGAAAAAAGCGCTGTAAAAAAAGCAAAAGAAATTTTAGGATATGATATGTCTCAAAAGTTAAAATTTCCAATTAGGTCTTTAGAAAATATGAAAAGATATCCTAATATGGATGAAAAATTAAAAAAGTTTTATACTCTTGCATTTTATTTTGAAGGATTGGAAATAGCTGAATCTGTACATGCGGCTGGTGTGATATTATCAAAAGAAGATATGGGATTAAAAATCCCTCTTGATTATAGGCAAAACAATATTCCAATTACATTATGGGAAATGGATGAATTAAAGCTTTCAGGTATAGAAAAATTTGATATATTGTCTTTAGATACACTTGCCCTGTTAAAACGTTTTAATTTTAAATATGCTAAAGATAAATTTGTAAATTTAGAAGATAAAGAAGTATATAAGTTAATTTCTGCTGGTTTAACAGAAGGGATATTCCAGCTTGAATCCAGATTGGGTAAAAAACTATCCAGAAAATTAGCGCCTAAAAATTTTATGGAGTTAACAATTTTACTTGCAATGAATAGACCGGGACCTTTGAATTCTGGAATGTTTGATGAGTATCTTGAGGGTAGTTCCAGGGAATATCTAAAAAAACTCTTGCCTGAGACTAAGGGAGTTATTATTTTTCAGGAACAGGTGATGTATATTGCACAAAAATTGGGAGGATTATCCCCAGAAGAGTCAGACGATTTTAGAAAAGCAATGTCAAAAAAGGATATAGAAAAATTAAAAAAGTTGAAAGAAAAGTTTATTTTTAATGCAGCTAAAAAGATTGGAAATAAAGAATCACAGGAGCTCTACTCTAAAATAGAAAAATTTGCAGAATATGCGTTTAATAAATCACATAGTGTTGCATATGCTCATCTTAGTTATTGGCTGGCTGAAATAAAAACAAGAGAAAGATGTAAATTCTTTTTGGAATATATAAAGTTTAAAGGTTTGTCAGAAACTCTTTTTGAAGAAAGTAAGTATATGAATATTCAAATTAAAAATGCAAGTATTCTTTATCCACAAGGTATGTGCAAAGATAATGCATTATATTTACCTTTAAGGGTTATAAAAGGAGTAGGTATATTTGCAGAAGAGGTTTTAACTAAAGATATAAAAGAAAAAGGGAATTATAAGGATTTTGAAGATTTTATAAAGCGAACAAAGGAAAAACGCATAACAAGAAATATAATTGAACAGATGATAAAAGGTGGAGTTTTTGATATTTTTACAAAAAATCGAAGACAATTATTGAGAATGATTTCTGAAATTGAACATAATACAAGTAGAAAAGCAAAAAAAATATTAAGTGATGTTTTTGGAGAAAATATATCAACTGACAAAGAGGTTATTACAGATAAAGAAGATATAATTAAATTTGAAAAAGAAGTATACGGATTTAAAATCAACTAA
- a CDS encoding NifB/NifX family molybdenum-iron cluster-binding protein — MKLAIPSQGRDLESLSNDRFARAELFVIYDLDNDEIVEVVENNASEAHGMGPKVSQMLAEKGVNVLILESVGKNAFEVLNAAGIEVYLTKKDKLSNIIENYKNGKLEKVEHATH, encoded by the coding sequence ATGAAATTAGCTATACCATCACAGGGAAGAGACTTAGAATCATTAAGTAATGACAGATTTGCGAGGGCAGAGTTATTTGTAATTTATGACCTCGATAATGATGAAATTGTAGAAGTTGTTGAAAATAATGCAAGCGAAGCACATGGAATGGGACCAAAGGTTTCACAAATGCTTGCTGAAAAAGGCGTTAATGTATTAATACTTGAAAGTGTTGGTAAAAATGCATTTGAAGTGTTAAATGCTGCAGGTATTGAAGTATATTTAACAAAAAAGGATAAACTTTCAAATATCATAGAAAATTATAAGAATGGAAAATTAGAAAAAGTAGAACACGCTACACATTAA